A genome region from Kogia breviceps isolate mKogBre1 chromosome 13, mKogBre1 haplotype 1, whole genome shotgun sequence includes the following:
- the CCNC gene encoding cyclin-C isoform X1, producing MAGNFWQSSHYLQWILDKQDLLKERQKDLKFLSEEEYWKLQIFFTNVIQALGEHLKLRQQVIATATVYFKRFYARYSLKSIDPVLMAPTCVFLASKVEEFGVVSNTRLISAATSVLKTRFSYAFPKEFPYRMNHILECEFYLLELMDCCLIVYHPYRPLLQYVQDMGQEDMLLPLAWRIVNDTYRTDLCLLYPPFMIALACLHVACVVQQKDARQWFAELSVDMEKILEIIRVILKLYEQWKNFDERKEMATILSKMPKPKPPPNSEGEQGPNGSQNSSYSQS from the exons ATGGCAGGGAACTTTTGGCAGAGCTCCCACTA TTTGCAGTGGATTTTGGATAAACAAGATCTGTTGAAGGAACGCCAGAAGGACTTAAAGTTTCTCTCAGAAGAAGAGTATTGGAAATTACAGATATTTTTTACAAATG ttatccAAGCATTAGGTGAACATCTTAAATTAAGACAACAAGTTATTGCCACTGCTACGGTCTATTTCAAGAGATTCTATGCCAG gTATTCTCTGAAGAGTATAGATCCTGTATTAATGGCTCCTACATGTGTGTTTTTGGCATCCAAAGTAGAG gaatttggaGTAGTCTCAAATACAAGATTGATTTCTGCTGCTACTTCTGTAT tGAAAACTAGATTTTCATATGCCTTTCCAAAGGAATTTCCTTATAGGATGAACCAT atattaGAATGTGAATTCTATCTTTTAGAATTAATG GATTGTTGCTTGATAGTGTATCATCCTTATAGACCTTTGCTCCAGTATGTGCAGGACATGGGCCAAGAAGACATGTTGCTTCCCCTTGCATG GAGGATAGTGAATGATACCTACAGAACGGATCTTTGCCTACTGTATCCTCCTTTCATGATAGCTTTAG CTTGCCTGCATGTAGcctgtgttgtacagcagaaagatGCCAGACAGTGGTTTGCTGAGCTTTCTGTGGATATGGAGAAG attttGGAAATAATCAGggttattttaaaactgtatgaGCAGTGGAAGAATTTTGACGAGAGAAAAGAGATGGCAACTATTCTTAGTAAGATGCCGAAACCAAAACCTCCTCCAAACAG TGAAGGAGAGCAGGGTCCAAATGGAAGTCAGAACTCTAGCTACAGCCAATCTTAA
- the CCNC gene encoding cyclin-C isoform X2, protein MAGNFWQSSHYLQWILDKQDLLKERQKDLKFLSEEEYWKLQIFFTNVIQALGEHLKLRQQVIATATVYFKRFYARYSLKSIDPVLMAPTCVFLASKVEEFGVVSNTRLISAATSVLKTRFSYAFPKEFPYRMNHILECEFYLLELMDCCLIVYHPYRPLLQYVQDMGQEDMLLPLAWRIVNDTYRTDLCLLYPPFMIALACLHVACVVQQKDARQWFAELSVDMEKILEIIRVILKLYEQWKNFDERKEMATILSKMPKPKPPPNRNSLSDSSLVAGPEAAR, encoded by the exons ATGGCAGGGAACTTTTGGCAGAGCTCCCACTA TTTGCAGTGGATTTTGGATAAACAAGATCTGTTGAAGGAACGCCAGAAGGACTTAAAGTTTCTCTCAGAAGAAGAGTATTGGAAATTACAGATATTTTTTACAAATG ttatccAAGCATTAGGTGAACATCTTAAATTAAGACAACAAGTTATTGCCACTGCTACGGTCTATTTCAAGAGATTCTATGCCAG gTATTCTCTGAAGAGTATAGATCCTGTATTAATGGCTCCTACATGTGTGTTTTTGGCATCCAAAGTAGAG gaatttggaGTAGTCTCAAATACAAGATTGATTTCTGCTGCTACTTCTGTAT tGAAAACTAGATTTTCATATGCCTTTCCAAAGGAATTTCCTTATAGGATGAACCAT atattaGAATGTGAATTCTATCTTTTAGAATTAATG GATTGTTGCTTGATAGTGTATCATCCTTATAGACCTTTGCTCCAGTATGTGCAGGACATGGGCCAAGAAGACATGTTGCTTCCCCTTGCATG GAGGATAGTGAATGATACCTACAGAACGGATCTTTGCCTACTGTATCCTCCTTTCATGATAGCTTTAG CTTGCCTGCATGTAGcctgtgttgtacagcagaaagatGCCAGACAGTGGTTTGCTGAGCTTTCTGTGGATATGGAGAAG attttGGAAATAATCAGggttattttaaaactgtatgaGCAGTGGAAGAATTTTGACGAGAGAAAAGAGATGGCAACTATTCTTAGTAAGATGCCGAAACCAAAACCTCCTCCAAACAG aaattccCTGAGTGATTCTTCACTAGTGGCAGGGCCTGAAGCTGCAAGATGA